A part of Methanohalobium evestigatum Z-7303 genomic DNA contains:
- a CDS encoding D-aminoacyl-tRNA deacylase — MINTTNQKIDMKNGSKITIICSSVDQASQNIKDHLLTLNNWQQIKHPKELENSGVSSIYESGNFRIVELDMHHIKSDGIDKNLDEHGFPSYLLIFASKHRSKDGYKLLTAHFTGNTGTADYGGNPKQLAVAAPYAMRAILTEIKKQSENLDYDVSMEATHHGPSELKTPSVYVEIGSTQRQWKDSEPGRIIADAILSVDFDKCKHCPVALGFGGGHYAKRQSKLLFETYTTFGHIIPDYQLENVDMDIVRQAINKSSPDFVYFDRKSMSTKERNRIMDIVKPLEMDVLRESNIREMDGIPWQFFKRLYDKTMSLCPDSNLKLTDRFKNRLKTINTSDLPVEAAIIDENLLKETEKISRDQIIKYLQNQEIAYVENANSTLANVIIGVDRQEVKTIANNLVRQCINFIEKKHEIEYSPEGNILYIVNKRFNPELARKMGVSDGPSFGKLANGQPVTVNGKQIEPESVHEVNRKSINLNTMIT; from the coding sequence ATGATAAACACCACAAATCAAAAGATAGATATGAAAAACGGATCTAAGATAACTATTATCTGTTCTTCAGTCGATCAGGCAAGTCAGAATATCAAAGACCATCTGCTTACATTAAATAACTGGCAGCAAATAAAACACCCTAAGGAATTGGAAAATTCTGGTGTCAGTTCCATCTATGAATCTGGTAATTTCAGGATAGTAGAACTGGACATGCATCATATTAAATCAGATGGTATAGATAAAAATCTGGATGAACATGGATTTCCATCATACCTCCTCATTTTTGCATCCAAACATAGGAGTAAAGATGGGTACAAATTGTTAACCGCCCATTTTACAGGTAACACGGGAACTGCTGATTATGGAGGAAACCCCAAACAACTGGCGGTAGCAGCACCTTATGCCATGCGGGCGATTCTTACAGAGATAAAAAAACAATCTGAAAATTTGGATTATGATGTGTCAATGGAAGCCACGCATCATGGTCCTTCCGAATTAAAAACACCGTCTGTATATGTTGAAATCGGAAGTACACAAAGACAGTGGAAAGACTCTGAACCGGGAAGGATAATAGCTGATGCAATATTATCGGTTGATTTTGATAAGTGCAAACATTGTCCGGTTGCACTGGGTTTTGGTGGAGGGCATTATGCCAAACGTCAATCGAAATTGCTGTTTGAAACTTACACCACATTTGGACATATCATTCCAGATTACCAACTGGAAAATGTTGATATGGATATAGTCAGGCAGGCAATTAATAAATCAAGTCCTGATTTTGTTTATTTTGACAGGAAATCAATGTCTACAAAGGAACGAAACCGAATAATGGATATTGTTAAACCACTGGAAATGGATGTTTTGCGGGAAAGTAATATCAGAGAGATGGATGGAATACCTTGGCAGTTTTTCAAACGCTTATATGATAAAACAATGAGTCTGTGCCCAGATTCAAACCTCAAATTAACTGACAGGTTTAAAAACAGATTAAAAACAATAAACACCAGTGATTTACCTGTTGAAGCTGCTATTATAGATGAGAATTTGTTAAAAGAGACCGAAAAAATTAGCAGGGACCAAATTATAAAATATTTGCAGAATCAGGAAATAGCATATGTAGAAAACGCCAATTCAACCCTTGCAAATGTTATTATTGGTGTTGACAGACAAGAAGTGAAAACAATTGCTAACAATCTGGTAAGACAATGTATAAACTTTATTGAGAAAAAACATGAAATCGAATATTCACCAGAAGGGAATATATTATATATTGTAAATAAAAGATTTAATCCAGAACTTGCCCGTAAAATGGGAGTTTCTGACGGTCCCTCGTTTGGTAAACTGGCAAATGGACAACCAGTTACTGTAAATGGAAAACAGATAGAACCAGAATCAGTACATGAGGTAAACAGAAAATCAATTAATTTAAACACAATGATTACTTAA
- the ftsZ gene encoding cell division protein FtsZ, with amino-acid sequence MDSIVEEAMARSAQEERTNPNNPEENDVNAELEEMLNQLQTNIKVIGCGGGGSNSIARMLDEGIQGAELLALNTDAQHLLNTNADNKILIGKKKTKGLGAGSLPQIGEDAALESVEELNQTVQGSDMVFITAGLGGGTGTGSAPVVAEAARDAGALTIAVVSLPFGVEGEVRRTNAEAGLERLRDVADTVIVVPNDKLLEVVPRLPLQAAFKVSDEVLMRAVKGITELITKPGLVNLDFADVRTVMQNGGVAMIGLGESDDENKGVESVQKALRSPLLDLDISGATSALVNVVGGQDMTVSEAESVVQEVYNRIDPSARLIWGAQVDPELEQTVRTMIVVTGVKSPQIYGQGSAQNVTRRYGIDFVK; translated from the coding sequence ATGGATTCTATAGTAGAAGAAGCAATGGCACGTTCTGCACAGGAAGAACGAACTAATCCAAATAACCCAGAGGAAAACGACGTTAACGCTGAACTCGAGGAAATGTTAAATCAGTTACAGACAAATATCAAAGTTATAGGTTGCGGAGGAGGAGGTTCTAATAGTATTGCACGTATGCTGGATGAAGGAATACAGGGTGCAGAACTTCTTGCTTTGAATACTGATGCACAGCATCTTTTAAATACAAATGCCGACAACAAAATCCTTATCGGTAAGAAGAAAACCAAAGGACTTGGTGCAGGAAGTCTTCCACAAATAGGAGAGGATGCGGCACTTGAAAGTGTGGAAGAGCTTAACCAGACAGTCCAAGGCAGTGATATGGTGTTCATCACTGCAGGACTTGGTGGTGGTACAGGCACAGGGTCGGCACCAGTTGTAGCAGAGGCAGCCCGTGATGCAGGTGCACTGACAATCGCAGTCGTATCACTGCCGTTTGGAGTAGAAGGTGAAGTTAGACGTACCAATGCTGAAGCAGGTCTTGAAAGACTGCGTGATGTTGCCGATACCGTAATAGTGGTCCCTAATGATAAATTACTTGAAGTAGTTCCAAGACTACCGCTACAGGCAGCGTTCAAAGTATCGGACGAAGTTCTTATGAGAGCTGTCAAAGGAATAACCGAGCTTATCACAAAACCGGGACTTGTCAACCTTGACTTTGCCGATGTTAGAACCGTTATGCAAAACGGCGGTGTTGCAATGATTGGTCTCGGAGAATCCGATGATGAAAACAAGGGAGTTGAATCAGTACAGAAAGCACTCAGAAGTCCACTGCTTGATTTGGATATATCAGGTGCAACGTCAGCCCTTGTTAATGTAGTCGGTGGTCAGGATATGACTGTTTCTGAAGCTGAAAGTGTGGTACAGGAAGTATACAACCGGATAGATCCAAGTGCCAGACTCATATGGGGTGCACAGGTTGACCCTGAACTTGAACAGACTGTGCGCACAATGATAGTTGTTACAGGAGTAAAATCTCCCCAGATATATGGACAGGGGAGTGCACAGAACGTGACCCGGAGATACGGTATTGATTTTGTGAAATAA
- a CDS encoding protein translocase SEC61 complex subunit gamma: MADNKFNTDKLNINPRQKLRSYLRVMKLTKKPSRDEFLMIAKVAGAGILAAGFVGFVIYILMTEIPQWV; encoded by the coding sequence TTGGCAGACAACAAGTTTAATACGGACAAACTAAATATTAACCCTCGCCAGAAATTAAGGTCGTATCTCAGGGTGATGAAGTTAACAAAAAAACCCTCCAGAGATGAATTTTTAATGATTGCAAAAGTTGCTGGTGCAGGTATACTGGCTGCTGGATTTGTCGGTTTTGTTATCTATATCCTGATGACAGAAATACCTCAATGGGTGTAA
- a CDS encoding transcription elongation factor Spt5, with translation MSEESEDESAIFVVKTTANQERSVANMVAQVTRKDKLDIRAVIAPDELKGYVLVEALDSATVEQAIQRVPHAKALVKGQSSIDEITHFLTPKPTVTGITEGTIIEITSGPFKGEKARVKRVDEGHEEITVELFDAVIPIPITIRGDTVRVLKKEEKV, from the coding sequence ATGAGTGAAGAAAGCGAAGACGAATCAGCCATATTTGTCGTGAAAACAACTGCTAATCAGGAGCGTTCAGTTGCAAATATGGTTGCTCAAGTAACAAGAAAGGATAAACTTGATATCAGGGCTGTAATTGCTCCTGATGAACTCAAGGGTTACGTGCTGGTAGAAGCACTTGATTCTGCTACAGTAGAACAGGCAATACAGCGAGTACCTCATGCTAAAGCGCTTGTTAAAGGTCAATCCAGTATTGATGAAATCACTCATTTTCTGACTCCAAAACCAACAGTAACAGGAATTACAGAAGGCACAATAATAGAAATAACATCTGGACCATTCAAAGGCGAAAAAGCACGTGTAAAACGCGTGGATGAAGGTCATGAAGAAATAACTGTTGAACTATTTGATGCAGTTATACCAATACCTATAACAATACGTGGTGACACGGTAAGGGTATTGAAGAAGGAAGAAAAAGTTTAA
- a CDS encoding 50S ribosomal protein L11: MTNVVEALVPGGKATPGPPLGPALGPLGINIKDVIAQINEKTKEYNGMDVPVKVIVDDDKNVEVEVGTPPTSALIMKEVGIEKGTGDTYNVVGNLSMDQIMKITRLKREDVLSYSFKNAMKEIVGTCVPIGVTVEGMSPKDCQKAIDQGKFDDTIEAEG, from the coding sequence ATGACAAATGTTGTTGAAGCATTAGTTCCAGGAGGTAAAGCAACACCTGGACCACCACTGGGTCCTGCACTTGGACCGTTGGGAATCAATATAAAAGATGTAATAGCACAGATAAACGAGAAAACAAAAGAATACAACGGAATGGATGTTCCTGTAAAAGTCATCGTAGATGATGATAAAAATGTTGAAGTTGAAGTAGGAACACCACCCACATCTGCGCTGATTATGAAAGAAGTGGGAATTGAGAAGGGTACAGGAGACACCTACAATGTTGTTGGTAACCTATCAATGGATCAGATAATGAAGATTACACGCCTTAAAAGAGAGGATGTTCTTTCATATTCATTTAAGAATGCTATGAAAGAGATAGTGGGTACCTGTGTTCCTATCGGTGTTACAGTTGAAGGTATGAGCCCGAAAGATTGTCAAAAAGCTATTGATCAGGGCAAATTTGATGATACTATAGAAGCCGAAGGATAA
- a CDS encoding 50S ribosomal protein L1, whose amino-acid sequence MADQSTIDAVNKLLEESPNRNFPESVDLAINLKNLDLSKPHNRVDKEISLPHGLGKSRNVCVFAKGEVGLKAKDAGAKYVFSDEDIDDLASDKKRAKSLAKECDLFIAEAQYMPTIGKALGTVLGPRGKMPTPLTPNKDVSELIKSAQNTVHVRSKDNPSFHVSVGQRNEEPDKLADNIDAVISGVENSLEKGRQNLRSVYVTTTMGSSVKVV is encoded by the coding sequence ATGGCAGATCAAAGTACAATAGATGCTGTTAATAAATTATTGGAAGAATCACCAAACCGCAATTTTCCTGAAAGTGTGGATTTGGCGATTAACCTAAAAAACCTTGACTTAAGTAAACCCCATAACCGGGTCGATAAAGAAATCTCGTTGCCTCATGGTTTGGGTAAATCAAGAAATGTATGTGTTTTTGCTAAAGGAGAAGTAGGTCTTAAAGCAAAAGATGCAGGTGCAAAGTACGTTTTTTCAGACGAAGATATTGATGACCTCGCATCTGACAAAAAGAGGGCTAAAAGCCTGGCAAAAGAATGCGACCTCTTTATTGCAGAAGCCCAGTATATGCCAACCATAGGTAAAGCACTGGGAACTGTTTTGGGTCCCAGAGGAAAAATGCCGACTCCTTTGACTCCAAATAAAGACGTCTCCGAACTTATCAAAAGTGCACAAAACACAGTTCATGTAAGGTCAAAGGATAACCCAAGTTTCCACGTTTCAGTAGGACAAAGAAACGAAGAGCCAGACAAACTGGCTGATAATATTGATGCTGTTATAAGTGGAGTTGAAAACTCGTTGGAAAAAGGAAGACAGAATTTAAGGTCGGTTTATGTTACTACTACCATGGGTAGTTCTGTGAAGGTGGTATGA
- a CDS encoding 50S ribosomal protein L10: MEATAEEVHHTEHVPQWKIEEVEDIKNLIQSYSLFGIVSISGIPAKQLQVMRRELKDIAVLKVSRNTLVTRALEKAGGTAKDLEDYVDAQIGLIFTNENPFKIYKILEKSKSPSPIKPGAIAPKDIVVEEGATGFPPGPIIGDLQSVGIPAAIDSGKVSISETTTVAREGDKVSQKLAAMLNRLEIYPDEVGLDLKATTYEGSIFTSDQLAIDVDQYFSDFTTAVRQAFNLSVNAAYPTAENITTLISKGVSEARNLGVNATIIEPQLMDTHLSKAYSQMLSVAQIVYDKDENAVDDDLKQTLTSAATSKQETESGPTTEEETKESEEEEESEEESGMAGLGSLFG, translated from the coding sequence ATGGAGGCAACAGCGGAGGAAGTACATCACACTGAGCATGTGCCTCAATGGAAAATTGAAGAAGTTGAGGATATTAAAAACCTTATCCAGTCATATTCATTATTCGGAATCGTTAGCATAAGCGGTATTCCTGCAAAACAGCTACAGGTCATGCGAAGAGAACTTAAGGACATAGCTGTTTTGAAAGTATCCAGAAATACCCTCGTAACAAGGGCACTGGAAAAGGCCGGTGGAACTGCTAAGGATTTAGAAGATTATGTTGATGCACAGATAGGACTTATATTTACAAATGAAAATCCGTTCAAGATTTACAAAATACTTGAAAAGAGTAAATCTCCTTCACCAATAAAACCCGGTGCAATAGCTCCCAAGGATATTGTTGTAGAAGAAGGTGCAACTGGATTCCCACCGGGACCAATTATCGGTGACCTACAATCTGTTGGTATACCGGCTGCAATAGATTCTGGTAAAGTCAGTATAAGTGAGACAACTACTGTTGCCAGAGAAGGAGATAAGGTGTCTCAAAAATTGGCAGCTATGTTGAATCGCCTTGAAATATATCCTGATGAAGTAGGACTTGATCTCAAGGCGACAACATATGAAGGTTCTATATTCACATCTGATCAACTGGCAATAGATGTAGACCAATACTTCTCTGACTTTACAACAGCAGTACGTCAGGCGTTTAATCTGTCTGTCAATGCCGCTTATCCGACAGCCGAAAATATCACAACTCTTATATCAAAAGGTGTGTCCGAGGCAAGAAACCTTGGTGTCAATGCAACCATTATAGAGCCACAGCTTATGGATACACACCTAAGTAAAGCATATTCACAGATGCTGTCGGTAGCACAGATTGTATATGATAAAGATGAAAATGCAGTTGATGATGATTTAAAACAAACACTTACATCGGCTGCAACATCCAAACAGGAAACAGAATCAGGACCAACAACTGAAGAGGAGACAAAAGAATCAGAAGAAGAGGAAGAAAGCGAAGAAGAGAGTGGCATGGCTGGACTTGGTTCACTCTTTGGCTAA
- the rpl12p gene encoding 50S ribosomal protein P1 produces the protein MEYIYAALLLHNAGKDITEDTVKNVLDAAGIEVDDARVKALVAALEDVDIEEAMSQAAFAAPAAGGSSPSGESGGAAEESAAEEKEEEEEEESEESGMAGLGALFG, from the coding sequence ATGGAATATATATATGCAGCACTTTTATTACACAACGCTGGAAAAGACATAACAGAAGATACAGTTAAAAATGTACTTGATGCAGCAGGCATAGAAGTCGATGATGCACGTGTAAAGGCACTTGTAGCCGCACTCGAAGATGTAGACATCGAAGAAGCAATGTCACAGGCAGCTTTCGCAGCACCAGCTGCAGGAGGATCATCACCATCAGGCGAAAGTGGCGGTGCAGCTGAAGAATCCGCAGCTGAAGAAAAAGAAGAAGAGGAAGAAGAGGAATCCGAAGAAAGCGGAATGGCTGGACTCGGTGCACTCTTTGGCTAA
- a CDS encoding HIT family protein, which produces MDCLFCKIISGEIPSSKVYEDESVYAFLDIAPSSIGHTLIMPKKHIENFNEMSPEDAASFFKSVNKIAKGVEKGVSADGSNIGLNNGTVAGQEVPHVHIHLIPRYESDGGGGMKSIVHTNPETDNLDEIAARIKDAF; this is translated from the coding sequence ATGGATTGTTTATTTTGTAAGATAATATCAGGTGAAATTCCATCCAGCAAGGTTTATGAAGATGAATCTGTATACGCATTTCTTGATATAGCACCGTCGTCCATCGGGCATACACTGATTATGCCAAAAAAACATATAGAAAATTTCAATGAAATGTCTCCTGAAGATGCGGCATCATTTTTTAAATCAGTTAACAAAATTGCAAAAGGTGTTGAAAAAGGAGTTTCTGCAGATGGTTCAAATATAGGGCTCAATAACGGCACAGTTGCAGGACAAGAAGTGCCGCATGTACATATCCATCTGATACCAAGATACGAAAGTGATGGGGGAGGAGGAATGAAATCAATAGTTCACACAAACCCAGAAACTGATAATCTGGACGAAATTGCTGCCAGAATAAAAGATGCATTTTGA
- a CDS encoding tetratricopeptide repeat protein, producing MIGNIQIILILLIVVILIPLFFYLNKIRKTKSLVKEGELYRYANRHKDALNIFNRALKLNPRDVTAWKNKGFELNTLEKHEEALEAFSKVVDIKPDDNIGWIGKGIALTALERYEEATEAFDEAAKISPEDSVAWKSKGLSLKNLNHYDLALETFKKASDLNPEDDFIWIEKGILYDGLEKYEKALESYDKALEINPDNETAWINKGHTLNKLERYEDALKAFNKAITINPDNEETWDYKGIVQEKLNLYEDALQSYNRAIKLNPESGYFWAKKGYILKIQEHSEKALDSYNNSLELNPEYDLAWFYKGTILEEFGKYDEALKAYNKSLELNPNKSIVWYNKGFLLTKMQMYNEALEAYNKSLELNPEDEVTLTSKGLIYTYMGQYNKALKAYDKALNINPKYANAWYNMSCVYSLLDDADSALLYLKFAIEYDSYYKERAKKDADFKKIQNREDFKSLVK from the coding sequence ATGATTGGGAATATACAGATTATACTTATTTTACTGATTGTTGTTATATTAATTCCCTTGTTCTTTTATCTTAACAAAATCAGAAAAACTAAAAGTTTGGTTAAAGAAGGCGAATTGTACAGGTACGCCAATAGACACAAAGATGCACTAAATATTTTCAATAGGGCTCTAAAATTAAATCCCAGAGACGTAACCGCATGGAAGAATAAAGGATTTGAACTTAATACACTTGAAAAGCATGAAGAAGCACTGGAAGCGTTCAGCAAAGTTGTTGACATCAAACCTGATGATAATATTGGATGGATTGGAAAAGGCATTGCTTTAACGGCTCTTGAACGTTATGAAGAGGCTACAGAAGCTTTTGATGAAGCCGCAAAAATTAGCCCTGAAGACAGTGTCGCATGGAAAAGTAAAGGATTATCACTTAAAAACCTCAACCATTATGATCTGGCTCTGGAAACTTTCAAAAAAGCCAGTGATTTAAACCCCGAAGATGATTTTATCTGGATTGAAAAAGGTATATTATATGATGGTTTGGAAAAATATGAAAAAGCACTGGAATCATATGACAAAGCCCTTGAAATAAATCCTGATAATGAAACTGCATGGATTAATAAAGGACATACATTAAACAAACTTGAAAGGTATGAAGATGCCCTCAAAGCCTTTAACAAGGCTATCACAATAAATCCAGATAATGAAGAAACATGGGATTACAAAGGTATTGTACAGGAAAAACTTAACCTGTATGAAGATGCTCTACAATCTTATAACAGAGCAATCAAATTAAACCCTGAAAGCGGCTATTTCTGGGCAAAGAAAGGCTATATTCTAAAAATACAGGAGCATAGTGAAAAAGCATTAGATTCTTACAATAATTCACTGGAATTAAATCCAGAATATGATTTGGCATGGTTTTACAAGGGTACTATTCTTGAAGAGTTTGGAAAATATGATGAAGCTCTGAAAGCATACAACAAATCTCTGGAACTAAACCCGAATAAATCAATTGTCTGGTACAATAAAGGGTTTTTATTAACCAAAATGCAAATGTATAATGAAGCTTTGGAAGCATACAACAAATCTCTGGAACTAAACCCCGAAGATGAAGTGACATTGACCAGTAAAGGGCTTATATACACCTATATGGGTCAATATAACAAAGCATTAAAAGCCTATGATAAAGCCTTAAACATCAATCCAAAATATGCCAATGCATGGTACAATATGTCCTGTGTATATTCGTTATTAGATGATGCTGACAGTGCTTTGTTGTATTTAAAATTTGCAATTGAATATGACAGTTATTATAAAGAAAGAGCAAAAAAAGATGCAGATTTTAAGAAAATACAGAACCGTGAAGATTTTAAATCACTTGTAAAATAA
- a CDS encoding radical SAM protein, translated as MKSFKTPLQAFWQLKIRKRPFVLSHAINSQCNMRCKFCEYWKEDKVEMSTDEVFRMLDDAKSFGIGIYNAWTVEPLLRDDLSSILEHAHRLGMMTSLITNGKLLEKKLDELEYLDLLSVSVDGLDSYKEIRGIDIETILPGIKKAKERLPLMINCVISGKNLDDIVDLINLADELGVKISFEPMYEFEGISEEVWDEFGIKDVDKYQRTVDKIIQMKKQGYPIINSLTYLKMVRDLDMDYKCHANDVILNIAEDGTIEDCRVHRNKLGYINEGIENVWSSSRHNVRETANQCRGCLFFGYVENSLLYELKPEVMKNYDWM; from the coding sequence ATGAAATCTTTCAAAACCCCTTTACAGGCATTCTGGCAGCTTAAAATTAGAAAAAGACCTTTTGTATTATCTCATGCCATAAATTCACAGTGCAACATGCGATGCAAGTTCTGTGAATACTGGAAGGAAGATAAAGTGGAAATGAGTACAGATGAAGTATTCAGAATGCTTGATGATGCAAAATCTTTCGGGATAGGGATTTACAATGCATGGACAGTTGAGCCGCTTTTAAGAGATGACCTTTCATCAATTCTTGAACATGCGCACCGTCTTGGTATGATGACATCTCTGATAACAAATGGAAAGCTTCTTGAAAAAAAACTTGATGAGCTGGAATACCTGGATTTGCTTTCTGTTTCTGTTGATGGGTTGGATAGTTATAAAGAAATAAGAGGTATTGATATTGAAACTATACTTCCTGGGATAAAAAAGGCAAAAGAAAGGCTACCTCTTATGATTAATTGTGTTATCAGTGGTAAGAATCTGGATGATATTGTTGACCTGATAAATCTGGCAGATGAACTTGGAGTCAAAATATCCTTTGAGCCCATGTATGAATTTGAAGGTATTTCAGAAGAGGTGTGGGATGAGTTCGGCATTAAGGATGTGGATAAGTATCAACGCACAGTTGACAAGATAATCCAGATGAAAAAACAGGGTTATCCAATAATCAATTCTTTAACCTATCTTAAAATGGTTAGAGATTTGGATATGGATTATAAATGCCATGCTAATGATGTTATTCTAAATATAGCAGAGGATGGTACTATAGAGGATTGTAGGGTTCACAGAAATAAACTGGGTTATATAAATGAAGGGATAGAAAACGTCTGGAGCTCATCAAGACATAATGTAAGAGAAACTGCAAACCAATGTAGGGGTTGTCTGTTTTTTGGCTATGTTGAAAATAGTTTACTCTACGAACTTAAACCTGAAGTAATGAAAAATTATGACTGGATGTGA
- a CDS encoding SAM hydrolase/SAM-dependent halogenase family protein: protein MAVITLLTDFGSLYPAAMKGVILKINDSVDIVDITHSIPQADIYTGAFSLYSIVEYFPEGTVHIGVVDPGVGTERRPVAIRAGGHYFVGPDNGLMIPAARKIENNNFEVFDITNKSLTGSKISATFHGRDIFAPVGAHISNGLNIENVGHRIDDYIDLDFGKAKLQNDTVEGRIIYIDDFGNIITNIPAETIFKLAEFGTYLKIFNKTIPLLQSYGFVNEKELIALISSSGFFEVSVNKGNAANKLNVDVNDKINVQLLKN from the coding sequence ATGGCGGTTATTACGCTTCTTACTGATTTTGGTTCACTGTATCCTGCCGCAATGAAAGGCGTAATTTTAAAAATAAATGATAGTGTCGATATCGTAGACATCACTCATTCAATACCTCAAGCTGACATATATACAGGTGCATTTTCTCTATATTCAATAGTTGAATATTTCCCAGAAGGGACCGTCCATATCGGAGTCGTTGACCCTGGTGTTGGTACAGAACGCAGACCTGTTGCAATACGTGCAGGAGGTCACTATTTTGTAGGACCTGATAATGGGCTTATGATACCTGCCGCACGTAAAATAGAAAACAATAATTTTGAAGTTTTTGATATTACAAACAAGAGTTTGACAGGTTCTAAAATTTCGGCCACTTTTCACGGACGTGATATATTCGCCCCTGTGGGAGCACATATTTCAAATGGTCTAAATATCGAAAATGTTGGTCATAGAATTGATGATTATATTGATTTGGATTTTGGAAAAGCTAAATTGCAAAACGATACTGTTGAAGGTAGAATAATATATATCGATGATTTTGGAAATATTATAACCAACATACCTGCAGAAACAATATTTAAACTCGCTGAGTTTGGAACATATTTAAAGATATTCAACAAAACAATACCTCTCCTGCAGAGCTATGGATTTGTAAATGAGAAAGAACTAATTGCCCTTATATCAAGCAGTGGATTCTTTGAAGTTTCAGTTAACAAGGGTAATGCTGCAAATAAACTGAACGTCGATGTAAATGACAAAATAAATGTTCAATTGTTAAAAAATTAA
- the thiC gene encoding phosphomethylpyrimidine synthase ThiC: MTLLEDAVNGKITDEMKVVAQKEGLDPEYIRRGIANGRIVIPTSPYRDVKLCGIGEGLSTKVNASIGSSSDISNIGLEVEKAKAAEEAGADTLMELGTGGDFLEVRKEVVDNTSLSVGSVPLYQAFIEAAQKRGSITDMTEDDLFKATEEQAKLGTNFMAIHTGVNNITLDRLKKHGRYGGLCSRGGAFMSTWMLYNEKENPLYSEFDYLLEILKEHEVVLSMGNGMRAGAVHDATDRAQIQELIINTELAEQAQNEGVQVIVEGPGHVPMDEIETNVKLMKSMSGNRPFYMLGPLVTDVAPGQDHIVTSIGASASSAAGCDFLCYVTPAEHLALPNVDDVREGVKASKIAAHVGDMVKLGKRDNDLDMARARCNLDWEKMYSLAIDSQTARTIRNDRAPEDEDACTMCGDFCALKIVNQHYDLAK; encoded by the coding sequence ATGACACTATTAGAAGATGCAGTCAATGGAAAAATAACAGATGAAATGAAAGTTGTTGCACAAAAAGAGGGTCTTGACCCTGAGTATATAAGAAGAGGAATAGCCAACGGAAGGATTGTTATACCCACCTCTCCCTACAGAGATGTTAAACTTTGTGGAATTGGTGAAGGGCTTTCAACAAAAGTGAATGCTTCTATCGGCTCATCATCCGATATTTCCAACATAGGTTTGGAGGTTGAAAAAGCAAAAGCTGCAGAAGAAGCTGGTGCAGACACTCTCATGGAACTTGGTACAGGCGGAGATTTCCTTGAGGTAAGGAAAGAAGTTGTTGATAATACATCCTTGTCAGTTGGGTCTGTACCACTCTATCAGGCATTCATAGAAGCTGCACAAAAACGCGGTTCTATTACTGACATGACCGAAGATGACCTGTTCAAAGCTACCGAAGAACAGGCAAAACTTGGTACAAATTTCATGGCTATACACACTGGAGTTAACAACATCACACTGGACAGGCTTAAAAAACATGGCCGTTACGGAGGACTCTGTTCCAGAGGCGGTGCATTCATGAGTACATGGATGCTTTACAATGAAAAAGAAAACCCTCTCTACAGTGAATTTGATTACTTGCTTGAAATCCTGAAAGAACACGAAGTAGTTCTCTCAATGGGCAATGGAATGCGTGCAGGTGCAGTCCATGATGCTACTGATAGAGCACAAATTCAGGAATTGATTATAAACACTGAACTTGCTGAGCAGGCGCAGAACGAAGGTGTGCAGGTAATAGTTGAAGGTCCTGGTCACGTACCAATGGACGAAATCGAGACCAATGTCAAACTCATGAAATCCATGAGCGGAAACAGACCATTCTATATGCTTGGACCACTGGTCACTGATGTAGCACCAGGACAGGACCATATTGTTACATCCATTGGTGCCTCTGCTTCAAGTGCAGCCGGATGTGATTTCCTGTGTTACGTCACCCCTGCAGAACATCTTGCACTTCCAAACGTTGATGATGTAAGAGAGGGTGTCAAAGCCTCAAAGATTGCTGCTCATGTAGGAGACATGGTAAAACTTGGCAAAAGAGACAATGACCTTGATATGGCACGTGCACGCTGCAACCTTGACTGGGAAAAAATGTACAGTCTTGCCATTGACTCCCAGACTGCAAGAACCATCAGAAATGACAGAGCTCCAGAAGATGAAGACGCCTGCACTATGTGCGGAGACTTCTGTGCTCTTAAAATTGTAAACCAGCACTACGACCTTGCAAAGTAA